One window of Acidobacteriaceae bacterium genomic DNA carries:
- a CDS encoding alpha-glucosidase yields MHSRPLFRSTARRLRFACFSAAISALLGFSILPAPAQDRTPRSSEVTHAADPWYRHALVYEIYPRSFQDSNGDGIGDLNGITTRLPYLHHLGVDAIWISPMYPSPQVDFGYDISDYEAVDPQYGTLADMDHLIAASHKENIRVLLDMVMNHTSDKHKWFIEAASSRTNPRHDWYVWNDGKPADAPGVTAYERKYEHEGRVPPNNWVSLFGGSAWEWVPAVHQFYYHKFYKQQPDLNWRNPEVEKAMFNVMRFWLDRGVAGFRLDAIPTLFEDPQLRDEPDLGGTNAQGDPNLNDEYTNMLPEVHDVQRRMRKLVDSYPGDRVLIGETYLPNTRELLKWYGGDKQDELQLPMDTLVGFHSEGGGPSSANVALDLTHFRTTLTDMQTELGSNWPLLVFDNHDNPRSWDRFGDGRHNFEIAKLIATVLLTTRATALTYYGAEIGMVTSTPPRKEDVKDPIGITGWPKEKGRDGERTPMQWTPGPQAGFSTNPHTWLPVASDYKTVNVQTEEQEPNSELNWFRNLTMLRRTNPALHNGKEVMIDQSDSSVLSYVRTDGASSVVVALNFTDQPHAITLDVDTAGVHGKSVKTLMSDVPSLQGATSLNVTLPPYSSWIASVQ; encoded by the coding sequence ATGCACTCACGTCCCTTGTTCCGGTCCACTGCACGTCGCCTGCGGTTTGCCTGTTTCTCTGCTGCTATTTCGGCTTTACTTGGCTTCAGCATCCTGCCCGCTCCCGCGCAGGATCGCACTCCAAGATCATCCGAAGTCACGCACGCCGCCGACCCCTGGTATCGTCACGCGCTGGTCTACGAGATCTATCCCCGCAGCTTTCAGGACTCCAACGGCGACGGAATCGGCGATCTCAACGGCATCACGACGCGACTGCCATACCTGCACCATCTTGGCGTCGATGCGATCTGGATCTCACCCATGTACCCATCGCCGCAAGTGGACTTCGGTTACGACATCTCGGATTACGAGGCAGTCGATCCTCAGTACGGCACCCTCGCCGACATGGACCATCTCATTGCCGCCTCCCACAAGGAAAACATTCGCGTTCTGCTTGACATGGTGATGAACCATACCTCCGACAAACACAAGTGGTTTATCGAGGCCGCCAGCTCGCGAACCAATCCAAGACACGACTGGTATGTGTGGAACGATGGCAAGCCCGCAGACGCGCCCGGCGTTACAGCCTACGAGCGCAAGTACGAGCACGAGGGCCGCGTTCCGCCCAACAACTGGGTCTCGCTCTTCGGCGGCAGTGCCTGGGAATGGGTGCCTGCCGTGCACCAGTTCTACTATCACAAGTTTTACAAGCAGCAACCGGACCTGAACTGGCGCAATCCGGAGGTCGAGAAGGCCATGTTCAACGTGATGCGCTTCTGGCTCGATCGCGGTGTCGCCGGTTTTCGTCTCGATGCCATTCCCACCTTGTTTGAAGATCCACAGCTGCGTGATGAGCCGGACCTTGGCGGCACAAACGCGCAGGGCGATCCAAACCTCAATGACGAATACACGAACATGTTGCCCGAGGTGCACGACGTGCAGCGCCGCATGCGCAAGCTGGTCGACAGCTATCCGGGGGACCGCGTGCTCATCGGCGAAACCTACCTGCCGAACACGCGTGAGCTATTGAAATGGTATGGCGGCGACAAGCAGGACGAGTTGCAGCTTCCCATGGACACGCTCGTTGGATTTCACTCCGAGGGTGGCGGCCCCAGCTCTGCGAACGTGGCTCTCGACCTTACCCACTTCCGCACAACTCTGACGGACATGCAGACCGAACTGGGCAGCAATTGGCCACTCCTGGTCTTTGACAATCACGACAACCCGCGCAGTTGGGATCGCTTCGGCGACGGCAGGCACAACTTCGAGATTGCCAAATTGATCGCCACCGTGTTGCTCACCACCCGCGCCACCGCGCTCACCTACTACGGGGCGGAAATCGGCATGGTGACTTCGACGCCTCCGCGCAAAGAAGACGTGAAGGACCCCATCGGCATCACCGGTTGGCCGAAGGAAAAAGGCCGTGACGGAGAACGCACGCCCATGCAGTGGACACCGGGACCACAGGCCGGATTCAGCACGAACCCGCACACATGGCTGCCCGTTGCATCGGACTACAAAACTGTGAACGTCCAGACGGAAGAGCAGGAACCGAACTCCGAATTGAACTGGTTTCGCAACCTCACGATGCTGCGTCGAACCAATCCGGCGCTGCACAATGGCAAGGAAGTGATGATCGACCAGAGCGATTCAAGCGTTCTCAGCTACGTGCGCACCGATGGAGCATCAAGCGTGGTGGTCGCGCTGAACTTTACAGACCAGCCTCATGCGATAACGCTCGATGTCGACACCGCCGGCGTGCATGGAAAATCCGTGAAGACTCTCATGAGTGATGTTCCGTCACTGCAGGGCGCAACCAGCCTGAATGTCACACTGCCGCCATACTCAAGCTGGATCGCCAGCGTGCAGTAG
- a CDS encoding tetratricopeptide repeat protein has translation MRAGLEEANRGDLVAARRDLERVVRLAPQIAPGHSALGSVLLSLNQPSEAELELRTALRLAPGDVPTQISLARCDSALGRHAEAVILFREATSKSQDVVLSEAEVLAFAVSLSATGDNAAAMQLLTSAEPSFQNSAPIADAIGVLLAGQGQSSAALHYFDRALELDPNSNRALYHRAAALLETGQALESVTSAQELEARTNPPSFDVELLLGRALSATHDDSHALTHLRRAVGMHPELHSSGAQYALALALQASGDSAGALPWFARVVNDGSALPAEGNSPLINYALARVQTGDATGALLLYARALEEGRDSATLREDYGAAYLQANKVDEALKQFTAGIRLEPNSALLHYDLGLAFKLQDNLTEAVPEFEKAAALDQSLPDPPYTLAIIYMQQGRFADAASSLRDVLRLQPENGEAWALLGSVLKDSEHMDEAAEALQHAIALEPDQPSLHIQLAAIETTKGNKERAAAERKIAADLSRAANEHQRANFALRSGRALLAQGQLDMAVLQLKTAANAEPALAEPHLLLAEAYTKQGKTAAAALERKEAAKRTNSVTP, from the coding sequence ATGCGTGCAGGCCTTGAGGAGGCCAATCGCGGTGATCTCGTGGCGGCTCGCCGCGACCTGGAGCGAGTCGTTCGTCTGGCGCCCCAAATTGCTCCCGGGCATAGCGCGCTGGGGTCGGTCCTGCTTTCGCTGAATCAGCCTTCCGAGGCCGAACTGGAACTCCGCACGGCATTACGCCTTGCACCGGGCGACGTTCCTACGCAGATCAGTCTCGCTCGCTGCGATTCAGCCTTAGGCCGTCACGCGGAGGCAGTTATTTTGTTCCGCGAAGCGACCTCAAAATCGCAGGACGTGGTACTGAGTGAGGCGGAGGTTCTCGCCTTTGCCGTCTCCCTTAGCGCCACCGGAGACAACGCGGCCGCCATGCAGTTGCTTACATCTGCCGAGCCATCGTTTCAGAATTCTGCACCGATAGCGGACGCGATAGGAGTACTGCTGGCCGGACAAGGACAGTCCTCAGCGGCGCTCCACTATTTCGATCGCGCATTAGAACTCGATCCGAACAGTAATCGCGCTCTTTACCATCGTGCTGCCGCTTTGCTCGAAACAGGGCAAGCCTTGGAATCTGTAACTTCGGCTCAGGAGTTGGAGGCTAGGACTAATCCGCCGAGCTTCGACGTGGAACTCCTGCTGGGTCGCGCTTTGTCTGCGACGCACGATGACAGCCATGCGCTCACTCATCTGCGCCGTGCGGTTGGCATGCACCCGGAGCTACACTCGTCGGGAGCGCAATACGCACTCGCGCTAGCTCTGCAGGCGAGCGGTGATTCTGCCGGCGCGCTGCCGTGGTTCGCACGCGTTGTGAACGATGGAAGCGCTCTTCCTGCTGAGGGAAACTCACCGCTGATCAACTACGCGCTGGCTCGCGTTCAAACCGGCGACGCAACCGGGGCTCTTCTTCTCTATGCGCGTGCGCTCGAGGAAGGTCGCGATTCGGCGACGCTTCGCGAGGACTACGGGGCAGCCTATCTCCAGGCGAACAAAGTTGACGAGGCTCTCAAGCAATTCACCGCGGGAATCCGTCTGGAACCGAATTCCGCTTTGCTGCACTACGATCTGGGCCTCGCATTCAAACTTCAGGACAACCTGACCGAGGCCGTGCCAGAATTTGAGAAAGCAGCTGCGCTCGATCAGAGCCTGCCGGATCCGCCCTATACTTTGGCGATCATCTACATGCAGCAAGGACGATTCGCTGACGCGGCTAGCAGCCTGCGTGATGTTCTCCGGCTCCAACCAGAGAATGGGGAGGCCTGGGCTCTCCTCGGAAGCGTCTTGAAGGATAGCGAGCATATGGATGAAGCTGCCGAGGCACTGCAGCACGCAATCGCGCTGGAACCGGACCAGCCCAGCTTGCATATACAACTCGCCGCTATCGAAACAACGAAAGGGAATAAAGAACGGGCAGCAGCAGAGCGGAAGATCGCGGCTGATCTGAGCCGCGCAGCGAACGAGCACCAACGCGCAAACTTCGCCCTGCGCAGTGGGCGTGCGCTGCTGGCACAGGGCCAACTGGATATGGCGGTACTTCAGTTGAAGACTGCTGCGAATGCCGAACCCGCGCTCGCGGAACCACATCTTCTTCTCGCCGAAGCCTACACGAAGCAGGGCAAGACCGCAGCCGCCGCGCTGGAGCGCAAGGAAGCCGCGAAGCGGACCAACAGCGTAACACCGTAA
- a CDS encoding ABC transporter permease, producing the protein MPFHEILKQTLAALWESKLRSFLTMFGILWGITSVILLVGLGIGFSIQQRKQLATIGTDIAIMFGGKTGMPFQGYPAGRDVLLSIDDAVAIKQLAPLIKTVSPEIRKTVNEVSQWNASNRAVRGVWPEYQHFRSLTVAQGRLMSQEDEDSGARVVVLGADSERQLFPGKLSIGQPIQISGYPYTVVGVLEKKQQNGSYGSGPDNTQLFVPFSAMERDFPPDFKGSFAGYVNNIVVAPVDPKLHEAAMRQVREVLGARHHFDPIDLDALWVWDTLDSVKFTDRIFHVMTLFFAAVALLTLALGGIGVMNIMLVAVSERTREIGVRKALGATARDIRRQFLTEAAIITLVSGGLGLLCSFAIIAGIRLIPLPPFIPVPAISPFAIVSSLLTLAAITVGAGMYPAMRAASLTPIECLTTE; encoded by the coding sequence ATGCCCTTTCACGAGATCCTCAAACAAACGCTTGCCGCACTCTGGGAGTCGAAGCTCCGCAGCTTCCTCACCATGTTCGGCATCCTCTGGGGCATCACCTCGGTCATCCTCCTCGTCGGCCTCGGCATCGGCTTCAGCATTCAGCAGCGCAAGCAGCTCGCCACCATCGGCACCGACATCGCCATCATGTTCGGAGGCAAAACCGGCATGCCCTTCCAGGGCTACCCCGCCGGCCGCGACGTGCTCCTCAGCATCGACGACGCCGTCGCAATCAAGCAGCTCGCTCCGCTCATCAAAACCGTCTCACCCGAAATCCGCAAGACCGTCAACGAAGTCAGCCAGTGGAACGCCTCCAACCGCGCCGTCCGCGGTGTCTGGCCCGAGTACCAGCACTTTCGCTCGCTCACTGTCGCGCAGGGCCGCCTCATGTCCCAGGAAGACGAAGACTCGGGCGCACGCGTCGTGGTCCTCGGCGCTGACTCCGAGCGCCAACTCTTCCCCGGCAAGCTCTCCATCGGCCAACCCATCCAGATCTCCGGCTACCCCTACACCGTCGTCGGCGTGCTCGAGAAAAAACAGCAGAACGGCAGCTACGGCTCCGGCCCCGACAACACCCAGCTCTTCGTCCCGTTCTCCGCCATGGAGCGCGACTTCCCGCCCGACTTCAAAGGCTCCTTCGCCGGCTACGTCAACAACATTGTCGTCGCGCCCGTCGACCCCAAGCTCCACGAGGCTGCAATGCGTCAGGTCCGCGAAGTCCTCGGCGCGCGCCATCACTTCGACCCAATCGACCTCGACGCCCTCTGGGTCTGGGACACGCTCGACAGCGTCAAGTTCACCGACCGCATCTTCCACGTCATGACGCTCTTCTTCGCCGCCGTCGCTCTGCTCACGCTCGCGCTCGGCGGCATCGGCGTCATGAATATCATGCTCGTCGCCGTCTCCGAACGCACCCGCGAGATCGGGGTCCGCAAGGCACTCGGCGCCACCGCCCGCGACATCCGCCGTCAGTTCCTCACCGAAGCCGCTATCATCACCCTCGTCAGCGGCGGCCTGGGGCTCTTGTGCTCCTTCGCCATCATCGCCGGCATCCGTCTCATTCCACTGCCGCCGTTCATTCCGGTTCCGGCCATCTCTCCGTTCGCCATCGTCTCGTCACTTCTCACGCTCGCGGCCATCACCGTCGGCGCCGGCATGTATCCTGCCATGCGCGCCGCCAGCCTCACGCCCATCGAGTGCCTCACCACCGAATAA
- a CDS encoding ABC transporter permease, with protein sequence MQIREAFIQSVDSLRRNRVRSVLTMLGIVWGLVTVVLLLSYGNAIGKCVLQGFLGIGNNIVMFWGGQTSMQAGGQRSGQKVILKEEDAEALRDALPFLRAVSDEIDDGLSVKYGPKVVSIQSKAVELPYGGMRRLDVETGRYFESDDFTQHRQVVIFGSHAAEKLFNGYPPVGETVQIEGQPFEVIGVLRNKIQDSSNNGPDNENIFVPYETMRSIKQERDPGSIVFQPSSPEIHLRAIAAVRTVLAQRHHFNPADDKALNMWDTIENSKQIMAFSIGLEVLLGIIGAMTLAVGGVGVMNIMLVSVTERTREIGILKALGARRRDILAQFLLESLILTFMAGAIGMIIAVILGHLIPPMPLYSDIYKTANHEGDIILRASGSTMIASFAILALVGIISGFIPAFRASRLDPVVALRHE encoded by the coding sequence ATGCAAATCCGCGAAGCCTTCATCCAGTCCGTCGACTCCCTTCGCCGCAATCGTGTGCGCTCCGTCCTCACCATGCTCGGCATCGTCTGGGGACTCGTCACCGTCGTTCTCCTGCTCAGCTACGGCAACGCCATCGGGAAGTGCGTGCTCCAGGGCTTCCTCGGCATCGGCAACAACATCGTCATGTTCTGGGGCGGTCAAACTTCAATGCAGGCCGGCGGCCAGCGTTCCGGCCAGAAAGTAATCCTCAAGGAAGAGGACGCCGAAGCCCTCCGCGACGCGCTTCCCTTCCTCCGCGCCGTCTCCGACGAGATCGACGACGGCCTCAGCGTCAAGTACGGCCCCAAAGTCGTCAGCATCCAGTCCAAAGCCGTCGAGCTCCCCTACGGTGGCATGCGCCGTCTCGACGTCGAAACCGGCCGCTACTTCGAGTCCGACGACTTCACGCAGCATCGCCAGGTCGTCATCTTTGGCTCCCACGCTGCCGAAAAGCTCTTCAACGGCTATCCGCCCGTCGGCGAAACCGTGCAGATCGAAGGCCAGCCCTTCGAAGTCATCGGCGTCCTTCGCAACAAGATCCAGGACTCGTCCAACAACGGCCCTGACAACGAAAACATCTTCGTTCCCTACGAAACCATGCGCTCGATTAAGCAGGAGCGCGACCCGGGCTCCATCGTCTTCCAGCCCAGCTCGCCGGAGATCCATCTCCGCGCCATCGCCGCCGTCCGCACCGTCCTCGCGCAGCGCCACCACTTCAACCCCGCCGACGACAAAGCCCTCAACATGTGGGACACCATCGAAAACTCCAAGCAGATCATGGCCTTTTCTATCGGCCTCGAAGTCCTGCTCGGCATCATCGGCGCCATGACCCTCGCCGTCGGCGGCGTCGGCGTTATGAACATCATGCTCGTCTCCGTCACCGAACGCACGCGGGAGATCGGCATCCTCAAAGCCCTCGGCGCGCGCCGCCGCGACATCCTCGCTCAGTTCCTTCTCGAGAGCCTCATCCTCACCTTCATGGCCGGTGCCATCGGCATGATCATCGCCGTCATCCTCGGCCATCTCATCCCGCCCATGCCCCTCTACTCCGACATCTACAAGACCGCGAACCACGAAGGCGACATCATCCTCCGCGCCTCCGGCTCCACCATGATCGCGTCCTTCGCCATCCTCGCGCTCGTCGGCATTATCAGCGGCTTCATCCCCGCCTTCCGCGCCTCACGCCTCGACCCCGTCGTCGCCCTTCGCCACGAGTAA
- a CDS encoding TIGR03435 family protein — protein MLRSILLALMAALPYSGFAQTSFDVASIRPATERVANERDGRTTISRDALQMHDVSVRNCVAFAYGVSTSQVAGPASISDKRYDIVAKVDHDVTADQMRQMMQALLADRFHLTLHHEQREMRGYVMSVFAQPPKNPAKFHRSAAPGQAYHENSATGTVARNITMKEFADFLSGPLEGPVADQTGLPGQYDLELDFRSYVDVAETDKSQLPSVGAVLNAALKGELGLQITPKKAMFETLVVDRSEDPTPN, from the coding sequence ATGCTTCGCTCGATTCTTCTCGCTCTCATGGCAGCGCTGCCGTATTCAGGATTTGCCCAAACGAGCTTCGATGTCGCCAGCATTCGCCCTGCGACAGAGCGTGTTGCTAATGAAAGGGACGGCCGCACGACGATTTCGCGCGACGCTCTTCAGATGCACGACGTATCGGTACGGAATTGCGTGGCGTTTGCTTACGGCGTCTCTACGTCACAGGTAGCCGGTCCTGCCTCCATTAGCGACAAACGCTACGACATTGTCGCGAAGGTAGATCACGACGTTACTGCCGACCAGATGCGGCAGATGATGCAGGCACTGCTCGCCGATCGGTTTCATCTGACTCTGCACCATGAACAGCGAGAGATGCGCGGATATGTGATGAGTGTCTTCGCGCAACCGCCGAAGAATCCAGCGAAGTTTCATCGATCCGCCGCGCCCGGCCAGGCTTATCACGAGAATTCGGCGACAGGCACTGTGGCGCGCAACATCACGATGAAGGAGTTCGCCGATTTTCTTTCCGGTCCTCTGGAGGGTCCTGTGGCCGACCAAACCGGCCTGCCTGGACAGTACGACCTCGAGCTTGACTTCAGGTCCTACGTTGACGTTGCCGAGACCGACAAGTCTCAGCTGCCGAGCGTCGGCGCCGTTCTGAACGCTGCTCTGAAAGGGGAGTTGGGATTGCAAATAACGCCGAAAAAGGCGATGTTCGAGACGCTGGTGGTCGATCGTAGTGAAGATCCGACGCCAAACTGA
- a CDS encoding transglycosylase SLT domain-containing protein, which yields MKWLVAGTMCTAMAVGLAQSSSTSTHKKKAAPSKSCCSSGKSCPCQAAHHAATTHHAATTHHAATSKRTAAKRHAGRGKVRRKHIEVAATALSKRLHTAFVASAQLRPMAQELISTRSAAAYEGVQHWAAGHPGDGAAAAQLALGHALMLDHRYPEAEEAYAAAKQAGDALDDYAVYLGAQAAIAANRPSDAIPALANFAEKYPDSLFVPNAPVTLAQAYLENHDAASALRVLQPLANTPAGSHVDFRSTLAKAYQQSGNSAEAAKLYRGIYLGDPLSSQAYEAKNQLASMQIPLTVAERKQHADAMFNAHQYGDAAIEYRELQKDDKDLTQADRDALEIYAAVCDLKLKRLSRADVERLPVTGDDSAALKLYLQAEIARNVGDTTAQDILVQQLMQQYPQSRWLEEALYSGGNMYLIRRDTGRAIGDYAALVQHFPKSVYAPSAHWRAAWLNYRTRNYPEAARLMDEQIQNYPGGQEIPGALYWRGRLYEDVEHNFSQALNYYNKLNDAYVNSYYAMLARQRMAAIGKRDEAVEATTLAAVREVDDPELIDQLPENDPHLIKARLLANAALNEYIRPEIALSATSNEWGALAEADIYESFGETTRALQAMKRSKIPFFALNVDDVPHAYWEILYPRPYWSTLKDNAAANGLDPYLVASLIRQESEFNAGAVSRANAVGLMQLLPSTGKGLARKDGVKHFNANELLDPTVNIKLGTTDLKQAINKYGGQVEYALASYNAGDSPVRQWIAEGDYKDVPEWVESIPYSETRDYVQSILRNREMYRAIYGGK from the coding sequence TTGAAGTGGTTGGTAGCCGGCACAATGTGCACGGCGATGGCTGTTGGGCTGGCGCAGAGCTCGAGTACGAGCACACACAAGAAGAAGGCCGCGCCTTCGAAGAGCTGCTGCAGTTCCGGGAAGAGCTGCCCGTGTCAGGCTGCGCATCATGCGGCGACGACTCATCACGCAGCGACGACTCATCATGCAGCGACGTCGAAGCGGACTGCAGCGAAGAGGCATGCGGGGCGCGGGAAGGTTCGGCGGAAGCATATTGAGGTGGCGGCGACGGCGCTGAGCAAACGGCTGCATACGGCGTTTGTAGCGAGTGCGCAGTTGCGGCCTATGGCGCAGGAGCTGATAAGCACGCGGAGTGCGGCTGCGTACGAGGGCGTGCAGCACTGGGCTGCGGGGCATCCGGGCGATGGCGCGGCGGCGGCGCAGTTGGCGCTGGGGCATGCGCTGATGCTGGACCACAGATATCCGGAGGCGGAGGAGGCATACGCGGCGGCGAAGCAGGCCGGCGATGCGCTGGATGATTACGCGGTGTATCTGGGCGCGCAGGCGGCGATTGCAGCGAACAGACCTTCAGACGCGATTCCGGCGTTGGCGAATTTTGCGGAGAAGTATCCGGACAGTTTGTTTGTGCCGAATGCGCCGGTAACGCTGGCCCAGGCGTATCTGGAAAATCATGATGCTGCGAGCGCGCTGCGCGTGTTGCAGCCACTGGCGAATACGCCGGCGGGAAGCCATGTGGATTTTCGGTCGACGCTGGCGAAGGCGTATCAGCAGAGTGGGAACTCTGCGGAGGCGGCGAAGTTGTATCGCGGGATTTATCTGGGAGATCCGCTGAGCAGCCAGGCGTATGAGGCGAAGAACCAGCTGGCCAGCATGCAGATTCCGCTGACGGTGGCGGAGCGCAAGCAGCATGCGGATGCGATGTTCAATGCGCATCAGTATGGCGATGCGGCGATCGAGTATCGCGAGCTGCAGAAGGATGACAAAGATCTGACGCAGGCGGACCGCGACGCGCTGGAGATCTATGCAGCAGTTTGCGATCTGAAGCTGAAGCGGCTGAGCCGGGCGGATGTGGAACGGCTGCCGGTGACGGGCGATGACAGTGCGGCGCTGAAGTTATATCTGCAGGCGGAGATCGCGCGCAACGTGGGTGACACGACGGCGCAGGACATTCTTGTGCAGCAGTTGATGCAACAGTATCCGCAGAGCCGGTGGCTGGAAGAGGCGCTGTACTCGGGCGGGAACATGTACCTGATCCGCCGGGACACGGGGCGCGCGATTGGGGATTACGCGGCGCTGGTGCAGCACTTTCCGAAGAGTGTGTATGCGCCGAGCGCGCACTGGCGTGCGGCGTGGCTGAACTATCGGACGCGGAATTATCCGGAGGCTGCAAGGCTGATGGATGAACAGATACAGAACTATCCGGGAGGGCAGGAGATTCCGGGAGCGCTGTATTGGCGCGGGCGATTGTACGAGGATGTAGAGCACAACTTCTCGCAGGCGCTGAACTACTACAACAAGCTGAACGACGCGTATGTGAACAGCTATTACGCGATGCTGGCGCGGCAGAGGATGGCGGCGATCGGAAAGCGCGATGAGGCGGTCGAGGCGACGACGCTGGCGGCGGTGCGCGAGGTGGATGATCCGGAGTTGATCGATCAGTTGCCGGAGAACGATCCGCATTTGATCAAGGCGCGGCTGCTGGCGAACGCGGCGCTGAATGAGTACATCCGGCCGGAGATTGCGCTGAGTGCGACCTCGAACGAGTGGGGCGCGTTGGCGGAGGCGGATATCTACGAGAGCTTTGGCGAGACGACGCGGGCGCTGCAGGCGATGAAGCGGAGCAAGATTCCGTTCTTTGCGCTGAATGTGGATGATGTGCCGCATGCGTACTGGGAGATTTTGTATCCGCGGCCGTACTGGTCGACGCTGAAGGATAATGCTGCGGCGAATGGGCTGGATCCCTATCTTGTGGCTTCGCTGATAAGACAGGAGTCGGAGTTCAATGCGGGCGCGGTGAGCCGGGCGAATGCGGTGGGGCTGATGCAGCTGCTGCCGTCGACGGGCAAGGGGCTGGCGCGCAAGGATGGCGTGAAGCACTTCAACGCGAATGAGTTGCTGGACCCGACGGTGAATATCAAGTTGGGGACGACGGATTTGAAGCAGGCGATCAATAAGTATGGCGGCCAGGTGGAGTATGCGCTGGCAAGCTACAACGCGGGCGATTCGCCGGTGAGGCAGTGGATTGCGGAGGGTGACTACAAGGATGTGCCGGAGTGGGTGGAGTCGATTCCCTATAGCGAGACGCGGGATTATGTGCAGAGTATTTTGCGGAATCGTGAGATGTATCGGGCGATTTATGGAGGGAAGTAG
- a CDS encoding NAD(P)-dependent oxidoreductase: MRVLIAGATGAIGKPLLRCLDDAGHQMFVLVRPSKAAAIQVKNATQVAADALDAAAVSQAVRQIKPDAIINELTSLPKHYTPADMKEASPRDTEVRVKGNANLLTAARAVNCRRYILQSSGFWYAPGPGLADESTPFASDASPGIAAGCRTYADLEATAQNSGVQTVLLRYGFFYGPGTWFSPEGDVGQQVRRREVPVVGKGEGIWSWVHIDDAAAATCAALTADPGVFNVVGDQPIAQSAWLPAFAKFVGAPEPPTVSEEQALQNAGPDSVYYATRLRGASNYKAKIQLEFRPRPLEWIGTQAGASA; the protein is encoded by the coding sequence ATGAGAGTTCTGATCGCCGGAGCCACCGGGGCGATTGGTAAGCCTTTGCTGCGTTGTCTCGACGACGCAGGACACCAGATGTTTGTACTGGTGCGCCCTTCCAAAGCCGCCGCCATCCAGGTAAAAAACGCCACTCAGGTGGCCGCCGACGCGCTCGATGCCGCAGCCGTGTCGCAGGCGGTTCGGCAAATCAAGCCTGACGCCATCATCAACGAACTCACGTCGCTTCCGAAACATTACACGCCGGCGGACATGAAAGAAGCCTCACCGCGGGACACCGAAGTGCGGGTGAAGGGCAATGCAAACCTGCTAACCGCCGCCCGTGCCGTGAATTGCCGCCGTTACATTCTGCAATCTTCCGGCTTCTGGTACGCGCCCGGGCCGGGGCTGGCCGATGAGTCCACTCCGTTTGCATCCGACGCCTCGCCCGGCATCGCCGCCGGATGCAGAACCTACGCGGATTTGGAAGCGACAGCCCAGAATTCCGGCGTGCAGACAGTACTGTTGCGTTACGGATTTTTCTACGGACCCGGAACCTGGTTCAGCCCGGAAGGCGACGTCGGCCAGCAGGTTCGCCGGCGCGAGGTTCCCGTCGTCGGTAAGGGTGAAGGAATCTGGAGCTGGGTCCACATAGACGATGCCGCCGCAGCCACCTGTGCCGCGCTCACCGCGGACCCGGGCGTGTTTAACGTGGTTGGCGATCAGCCAATTGCACAGTCTGCATGGCTGCCCGCATTTGCAAAGTTCGTTGGCGCCCCGGAGCCGCCAACTGTGTCGGAAGAACAGGCCCTGCAAAATGCCGGACCGGATTCTGTTTATTACGCCACCAGGCTCCGCGGAGCCTCCAACTACAAAGCAAAAATACAATTGGAATTCCGTCCACGGCCTCTCGAGTGGATCGGTACGCAGGCAGGCGCGTCGGCCTGA
- a CDS encoding sigma-70 family RNA polymerase sigma factor → MAAHPSSLADDPAELHGAAAVEAPHPDLELVERAKAGDTAAFEKLVRQYDRQIYRTALHITQNREDAEDITQDVFFKAFQKLDQFQGNSKFSTWLVRIAVNESLMRLRKRKTSKTVSMDQDVQTDEGSIPRDFAEWRPNPEQIYSQGELGDILRKTIAGLPPGFRTVFTLRDIENLSTEETAEALGLSVPAVKSRLLRARLQLRERLSRYFRKANEGSK, encoded by the coding sequence ATGGCGGCCCATCCCTCATCTCTCGCAGACGACCCGGCCGAGCTCCACGGAGCCGCTGCCGTTGAGGCTCCGCACCCCGACCTCGAGCTCGTCGAGCGCGCCAAGGCTGGCGACACCGCCGCCTTCGAAAAACTGGTCCGTCAGTACGACCGCCAGATCTATCGCACCGCCCTCCACATCACCCAGAACCGCGAAGACGCCGAAGACATCACTCAGGACGTCTTCTTCAAGGCCTTCCAGAAGCTCGATCAGTTCCAGGGCAACTCCAAGTTCTCCACCTGGCTCGTCCGCATCGCCGTCAACGAGAGCCTCATGCGCCTCCGCAAGCGCAAGACCTCCAAGACCGTATCCATGGACCAGGACGTCCAGACCGACGAGGGTTCCATCCCCCGGGACTTCGCCGAATGGCGCCCTAACCCCGAGCAGATTTACTCGCAGGGCGAGCTGGGCGATATCCTCCGCAAAACAATCGCAGGATTGCCCCCAGGTTTCCGAACCGTTTTCACCCTCCGCGACATCGAAAACCTGTCGACCGAGGAAACGGCCGAGGCGCTAGGATTGAGCGTCCCTGCCGTGAAGTCACGACTGCTGCGTGCGCGCCTGCAACTACGCGAGCGCCTCAGCCGCTACTTCCGCAAAGCCAACGAGGGCTCGAAGTGA